A stretch of Bombina bombina isolate aBomBom1 chromosome 2, aBomBom1.pri, whole genome shotgun sequence DNA encodes these proteins:
- the LOC128647849 gene encoding apelin receptor B-like, with translation MGSDYPIGGEEYDYAYYSNEYSNESDILDQCDNSDWNLSFSLLPVLYMLVFVLGLSGNGVVIFTVWKAKPKRRSADTYIGNLALADLAFVVTLPLWATYTALGFHWPFGSALCKLSSYLVLLNMYASVFCLSCLSFDRYLAIVHSLSSARLRSRSSMFISLAIIWLLAGVLALPSLILRDTRVDRINNITVCDMDFSSVSSKQNEQFWIGGLSLLNTVLGFLIPVLLMTVFYCFIGGKVTMHFQNLKKEEQKKKRLLKIIITLVVVFAICWLPFHILKTIHFLNLMDFLYLSCPVQSLIVRLHPYATCLAYINSCLNPFLYAFFDLRFRSQCFFFFGLKKTIHGQISNTSSSLSAQTQKSEIHSFATKV, from the coding sequence ATGGGTTCTGATTATCCAATAGGAGGAGAGGAGTATGACTATGCATATTACTCAAATGAGTACTCAAATGAATCAGACATCTTGGACCAATGTGACAACTCTGACTGGAATTTATCCTTCTCGCTACTACCTGTCCTGTATATGCTGGTTTTTGTATTGGGACTGTCAGGAAATGGAGTGGTGATTTTTACAGTGTGGAAGGCAAAACCCAAGAGGAGGTCTGCAGATACCTATATAGGTAACCTTGCCTTAGCAGATCTGGCTTTTGTGGTGACTCTCCCTCTGTGGGCCACATACACTGCCCTGGGCTTTCACTGGCCCTTTGGTTCGGCACTGTGCAAGCTTAGCAGCTACCTAGTCCTTCTAAATATGTATGCCAGTGTTTTCTGCCTCAGTTGCCTCAGCTTTGACCGTTACCTGGCCATTGTCCACTCTCTATCTAGTGCACGGCTACGCTCACGATCTTCAATGTTCATTTCCTTGGCTATCATCTGGCTCCTGGCAGGAGTACTGGCATTACCCAGTTTAATTTTGCGAGACACTCGCGTGGACAGGATAAACAATATTACTGTCTGTGACATGGACTTCAGCAGTGTATCCAGCAAGCAAAATGAGCAATTTTGGATTGGAGGGCTTAGCCTCTTGAATACAGTGCTAGGTTTCCTCATCCCTGTACTCCTTATGACTGTTTTCTATTGTTTCATTGGAGGAAAAGTAACTATGCATTTCCAGAACCTTAAAAAAgaagagcaaaagaagaagaggctTCTCAAAATAATCATCACTTTGGTTGTTGTGTTTGCCATCTGCTGGCTTCCCTTTCATATCCTTAAAACTATCCACTTCCTAAATTTAATGGATTTCCTGTATCTCTCCTGCCCTGTCCAGAGTCTCATTGTCCGTCTGCATCCCTATGCCACCTGCCTGGCATACATAAACAGTTGCCTCAACCCTTTCCTTTATGCCTTCTTTGACTTGAGATTTCGCtctcaatgcttttttttttttggacttaaaaaaACCATCCATGGACAGATCAGCAACACCTCCTCCAGTCTAAGTGCACAAACTCAAAAATCTGAAATACACTCTTTTGCAACTAAGGTTTGA